In Pseudomonas sp. R76, one genomic interval encodes:
- the iscR gene encoding Fe-S cluster assembly transcriptional regulator IscR, with the protein MRLTTKGRYAVTAMLDLALHAQTGPVSLADISERQGISLSYLEQLFAKLRRSNLVSSVRGPGGGYQLSRDMQGIQVAQVIDAVNESVDATKCQGLGDCHAGDTCLTHHLWCDLSLQIHEFLSGISLADLVTRREVQEVAQRQDQRRCNTKAPRLDKIEASAVE; encoded by the coding sequence ATGAGACTGACTACAAAAGGCCGATACGCGGTAACTGCCATGCTGGATCTGGCCTTGCACGCGCAAACTGGGCCGGTGTCCCTGGCCGATATCTCCGAGCGCCAAGGCATTTCCCTGTCCTACCTCGAACAGCTGTTCGCCAAGTTGCGCCGCAGCAACCTGGTTTCCAGCGTCCGTGGGCCGGGTGGCGGCTACCAACTGTCCCGCGACATGCAGGGTATCCAGGTAGCCCAGGTGATCGACGCGGTGAACGAATCCGTCGATGCCACCAAATGCCAGGGTTTGGGTGATTGCCATGCCGGCGACACCTGCCTGACACACCACTTGTGGTGTGACTTGAGCCTGCAGATCCATGAGTTTTTGAGTGGTATCAGCTTGGCTGATCTTGTGACTCGCCGTGAGGTGCAAGAAGTAGCCCAGCGTCAGGACCAGCGCCGTTGCAATACCAAGGCGCCGCGTCTGGACAAGATTGAAGCGTCCGCCGTCGAGTGA
- a CDS encoding IscS subfamily cysteine desulfurase yields the protein MKLPIYLDYSATTPVDPRVAQKMSECLLVDGNFGNPASRSHVFGWKAEEAVENARRQVADLVGADPREIVWTSGATESDNLAIKGAAHFYATKGKHLITTKIEHKAVLDTMRQLEREGFEVTYLEPTTDGIVTPAMIEAALREDTILVSVIHVNNEIGTINDIAAIGELTRSKGILLHVDAAQSTGKVDIDLSKLKVDLMSFSAHKTYGPKGIGALYVSRKPRVRIEATMHGGGHERGMRSGTLATHQIVGMGEAFRVAKEDMAAENIRIKALSDRFYKQVENLEELYINGSMTARVPHNLNLSFNYVEGESLIMALKDLAVSSGSACTSASLEPSYVLRALGRNDELAHSSIRFTFGRFTTEEQVDYAAQKVCEAVNKLRVLSPLWDMYKDGVDISKIEWAAH from the coding sequence ATGAAATTGCCGATTTACCTTGATTACTCAGCGACCACCCCGGTTGATCCGCGTGTCGCGCAAAAGATGAGCGAGTGCCTGCTGGTTGACGGAAACTTCGGCAACCCAGCCTCTCGTTCCCACGTGTTCGGCTGGAAAGCCGAGGAAGCGGTCGAGAACGCTCGTCGCCAAGTCGCTGACCTGGTGGGCGCAGACCCGCGTGAAATCGTCTGGACCTCTGGTGCTACCGAGTCCGACAACCTGGCAATCAAGGGCGCGGCGCATTTCTACGCGACCAAAGGCAAACACCTGATCACCACCAAGATTGAGCACAAGGCTGTCCTCGACACCATGCGCCAACTGGAGCGTGAAGGTTTCGAGGTCACCTACCTCGAGCCAACCACCGACGGTATCGTCACCCCGGCCATGATCGAAGCCGCGCTGCGTGAAGACACCATCCTGGTTTCCGTGATTCACGTGAACAACGAAATCGGCACCATCAACGACATAGCGGCCATCGGCGAGTTGACCCGTTCCAAGGGCATCCTGCTGCATGTTGACGCTGCTCAGTCCACCGGCAAGGTCGACATCGACCTGTCGAAGCTGAAAGTCGACCTGATGTCGTTCTCTGCCCACAAGACCTATGGCCCTAAAGGCATTGGTGCCCTCTACGTCAGCCGCAAGCCGCGCGTACGTATCGAAGCCACCATGCACGGCGGCGGTCATGAGCGTGGCATGCGTTCCGGCACCCTGGCGACCCACCAGATCGTCGGCATGGGCGAAGCCTTCCGTGTAGCCAAGGAAGACATGGCTGCCGAAAACATCCGCATCAAGGCCCTCAGCGATCGCTTCTACAAGCAGGTCGAGAACCTTGAAGAGCTGTACATCAACGGCAGCATGACCGCCCGTGTACCGCACAACCTGAATTTGAGCTTCAACTATGTCGAAGGCGAGTCGCTGATCATGGCACTCAAGGACCTGGCGGTTTCGTCCGGTTCGGCCTGCACCTCGGCCTCGCTTGAGCCTTCGTACGTGCTGCGCGCCCTGGGCCGCAACGACGAACTGGCACACAGCTCGATCCGCTTTACGTTCGGCCGCTTCACCACCGAAGAGCAAGTCGACTACGCCGCGCAGAAAGTCTGCGAAGCCGTCAACAAGCTGCGCGTTCTGTCGCCGCTGTGGGACATGTACAAAGACGGTGTCGATATTTCCAAGATCGAGTGGGCGGCACACTAA